The stretch of DNA CGATCCACAACGTATCGGGGCGGGTTATTGCCTTTGGGGCGCGAATTCTGAAGGCCGATAAAACCCAGCCTAAGTATCTCAACTCGCCCGAAACGCCGGTTTATCACAAAAGTCAGGTTCTGTATGGCATTTTTCAGGCCAAACAGGCCATTCGGCAGGAAGACGTATGTTTTCTCACGGAGGGTTATACTGACGTAATTTCGCTGCATCAGGCCGGCATTAAAAACGTGGTGGCCTCGTCGGGAACCTCGCTCACAACCGAGCAAATTCGACTCATTGCCCGTTTTACGCCCAATGTTACCATCTTGTACGACGGCGATGCGGCTGGCATCAAAGCTGCCCTGCGCGGCTTAGACATGGTGCTTGAAGAGGGCCTGAACCTGAAACTGCTGCTGCTACCCGATGGCGAAGACCCGGATAGTTACGTTCATAAGGTTGGAGCCGATACGTTCAAAGAACACATTCAGAAAAACTCGCAGGATTTCATTGACTTCAAAGCCAAACGCTGGCTAACCGAAGCGGGCGATGACCCAATGAAACGCGCCGAAGGCATTTCAGACGTTTGCGCCAGCATCACGCGCATTCCCGACCATCTGAAACGCCAGACATTATCGCAGCGGGTGGCGCAGGTATTCCACGTTAGTGAACAATCGGTTATTTCAGAAATCAACCGGCTACTCCGGCAACAGCAGGATCAGAAAAAGAAAGAGTTTGACCGAAACGACCGGCAGCAGCAACGCCAGCAAACTACGGCCCCACAGGCACCCGATGCGGCCAGTCTGGAAGATATTAACGCGCTGCTGAACGGGTTGGGTATCGACGCCCCCCCGCCCGACTGGGAGGCCGATACGCCCCACGCTGTGACCTCTCCGGCTGCCCCGCGCCCGGCGACAACTCGAACGTCGTTATCGTACCAGGAAGAGGAATGCATTCGATTGTTGATAAATTATGGCGCACGCGAACTCGAACCGGGTATTACGCTTTGCCAGTATATGCTCGACGAATTGCATGAAATAGATTTTCAAACGTCGCCCTACAATTTGATTTTAACGCTGTTTCGGGAAGCATACAGCCGGGGCGATATTCTAACGTCGGCTGATTTCCTGAACCGTCCACCCGAAGACGACGACGCTATTCAGCAGCAGGCTATTCACCTGACAACTCCGCGCTATGAAATCAGCGACGGGTGGGAGAAGCACGAAATTTTTGTACCGTCGGAAGAAGAAATTAGTATTTTGGCCGATGCGGCTTACCGCAACATTCTTCGTATAAAGAAAATGCTGGCCGAGCAACGAATGGCTTCGCTTCAGCAGCAACTGCATGAAGCCGTTAATTCGCCTGATGACTCAGACCGGCTTATGCTCGAATTTATGCAGATGAAGCGTGTAGAGATGCAAATCTCGCAATTGCTGGGAACAGTGATTTCGGGATAAGCAACCGTAAAAAAAGCCCCGACTCAATGAGCGGGGCTACCTTTATCAAGAGGGAAAGTGAACACTACGCTTGCGCCACCGTTGTGACGGGAGTTGTCAGTTCGGCGTCGATGGCCCGGTTCAGTTCATTCAGCATTCGGGCATGTGAATGGAGCTGTCCGGGTTTAGAGAGTTGGGATGAGCGGCCCGCCCGCTGCCCCGACATGTCGAGCATCAGCGTCAGGAGCGCATCGGTTGAATGTTGCCGCAATATTCTAAGCCGTTGCATTCGTTCGCGGCTGACGGAGGCTCGAATGCGCTTGTTTTTCTCTAATGAATTGATCAGTTCGGTAAGGCCAGTATAGCGTTGACGAAAGCCCTCAGCGGCTAATGCCCAATCCATAATTACATTCTGTATCTCGGCCAATGATGCTTCATAGCCCGACATTGGCATTGCTTCTTCCTGATTCATCTCACAAAAGTCTAAACATGTTTTTGCTGAACTGACGAACGAAAGTAGCCCCGCAATCTTGCTGAAAGCAAGCCCGTATGCGTGAAATCACCATTTTTCCGGACGAAATCACCCAAATAGTTTGAGGAATATGGGTGATTTCGTCCGGAAAAATGGTGATTTCACGCTAACTTATTTGTTAATCCTTGATACGACCTATTAGATTCAAACACCCGATACGGACGCAAACCGCCATGAACGAGTCAACACAGGCCCAGGAGGCCGCCCAGAAATTCGCACTTCGACGCCGGGATTTTTCGATTCTTGTAGCCCAGGCTGAATTATTCAACTGTGAAGTACTTAGCCAGCTATTGAAGGAGCAGGGATATAACGTAGTGGGACGCGCCATTGAGATGGAAGACACCCTGCAACAGATTCGGGTCAAGCGTCCTAAGTGTGTTATTCTCGAATCTGAAATGTCGGGTCGGCGTAGTTTCGATATTGTGCAGCAGATGCAACAGAGCAACCAGCAAACCAAGTTCATACTGTATACCAGTAAGCCCGACCTGCGTTTGGTTGCCAACGCGATGCAGATGGGATTTTTTGGGTTTCTCTATTCCAGCGACGGCCTCGATGAACTCTACCGCTGCTTTCAGATCGTGAGCAGTGGGGGGTGCTATTATAGTAGTGGCTTTATGAATCTGTTGAAAAACTACGGTGTGGAGATAATATCAGAGCAGACACGAGAGGAATTGTCGCGTTTAACCGAGCGTGAGCGGGAAGTCTTACGTATGGTTTCGTGCGGGCATACGTCTAATGAAATAGCTGATCAGTTGGGCATTAGCTACCGAACAGCCGTGAACCACAAGGCACACATTGCTAAAAAATTGGGATTAGATGGATGCCGGCAGTTACCTCGTTACGGAATTGCAGTCAAAAACTATATTTAAGAGGGAGCTAATACCAACGAACCGGGAGCAGGGTCGGTGCCGCTAAGACGCGCGTTGCCCTGCAACCACTCTCGGAACTCGTGCATTCGGGCGCGGGGAACAACAATTTCGAAATTATCGGGGGTGTTTAGCCGAACGATATATTTCCCGTTTTCCCAGTAAGCATAGCTCATAACTGCGTGTCGATTGACAATATAATCGCGTTTAATACGCATAAACTGGGCTGGGTCTAACTCCGTTTCCAGTTCATTGAGTGTTTTGCCAACCAAGTACCGACCTTTTGCCAGCTCAGCGTAGTAGAATCGGTCTTCAATAGTGAAATAGTAAACGTCATTAACTGGAAAGTCGAGTTCGCCACTGGCACCTTTGCCTTTCAGGTGAGCTAAGTAGTTCGAGTTGGTTGGCGGCTGAGGAATCGTTGCCATCAGGGCAATGGCTTTCTCGGTCACTTGGTCGGCTTGTGTTTGGGCAGCTTCCTGAGCCTCTTTACGTTGCTGAAGGTAATCTTTCAACAGGGACATGTTGAGTGCAACATAACCCATGAAAGTAACTGGAAATAGATACTTGAAGTATACAGCCCAAGAAAAGGTATACACTATGTAACTCTGCCAGTATTCTTTAAATGAGTATGTCGGAAACTGCTCCATAACGTAACGTATCGTTTGTGTTACTGGATTGAACAGTGGAAACGATACTAAAAGAACAGGCAGAAAGAAGAGCTGATAACGGGCAATATCTTTCCATTTATTGGCTACCCGGTCTATTTTAAACCATGCGTGAGTCAGATTAAGTAAGAAAATTATGGCACAAAAGGTGAAAAGTTCGGGTAATATCATGCTTCGGGCCAATGCGCCAACGTATGGCATGAAGCCACCTGCTTCGGCCATGAGCCGGACTTTAATATTGTAACCTATCGACCAGGAAACAGCTTCGATCAGCACGATCATACCAATCAGGATCAACACGCCGTTGAGCGGATCGCGTAAAAATTGCCGATTGATTCGAATCTCCTTCATGCTGTCTCTGTAATCAAAATCAGGACTAAGATACCAGTAATAATTTATTATTCCCAATAGCTTATTTAGACATTTTTGGCCGTTGATGACCCTTCGATTGACCGGTAGTTTTGTATCAACAATTCGGCGCAGAAACGCACTGCAACGAAAAGCAAAAACAAAGCAATCAAACCTCAATCAAATACCAGTCATGAAAAAGCAATTCGCCATCAAACTCACGAATCAACTTGCCACTGTTAAGACTGCCATAGCCAAGGCAGAGTCAACAAACAAACTGAATTTTTCTGATGCCGTGTGTTGCAAGGTATACGAAGGTTTCTTCAAGAAGGTTGACAGAGAGCCCGTTTTCACGCTTTAATCAGCACGGACCATGTCAACTGCACGGCAACGCTATCGACAGGAACTGACCCGTTGCGTAGAACACTTCGGGCAGATCGATCTGCAAAAAGAACGTGGTTATCTAATGAAGTTCACCACGTTCTCGGCAAATGTACAAAACATTCTGCCCTACATTTCTCAAAGTGAACATGAAACACTGTTTCGGGAGGTGTTGTTACAGCAAGTCTTCTCGACCTTCGATCAGCAATGCCTATCGGCAGGTGATTTAGTGAAGCTACGGGACGCACAGAAGCTGCTGTCGCCGTCAGATGGGCCGAAAATTTATTGTACATACCACCTTGGTTCGTACCGATTGTTGACAAGTGTGTTGTTTCGGCGGGGCGTCGACTGTGTGCTGCTGGTAGGTAGTAACATGAACCGCAATCAGGGCGATGGAATGCTCGAACATATACAGGCCCTGCGGCAAAAACACGGTTTAACCAACGTATTTCGGGTTGTGGAAGCGGGTAGCCCCTCGGTGGGTCTCACAATTCTGCGCGAGCTAAAAGCGGGTAGGTCATTGATCGTGTACGTTGATGGAAGCCCCGAAACGGCTCCACAGCCAGGCGACGAAGCATCGTTTCTGTCGATTCGGTTTGGTAATCGGCAAGTGCTGGCTCGTAAAGGGGTGGGATACTTTTCGCACGCTGCTGGTGTACCTATCGTGCCTGTGGTGAGTTACCGGGAGCCTGACTTGACGAACGTGCTGCATTGCCTGAAACCAGTAAGACCTATCAGACACAGTGACCGGGAAATGTACTGCCGTGAAGCCATGCAACAACTTTACGACGGACTCTGGGATTACCTGAAACAATATCCAGGGCAGTGGGAAGGGTGGAATTACATTCACTCATTTCTGGAACCACAGACCCATAAGCGTCAACAGGCCAAGCCGACTACAGCGCGTCCAATATTCAACAAAAACCGGTATTCACTGTGCGATTTTGAGCAGGCTCCTGTTCTATTTGATCGACAGTCATACCAAACCTACGAGATAACCGAAGATCTGCGCGATTTGCTCATGAATCTTGATGAGGTCGAATCTGTGGAAGACGTAGTTGGTGTTGAGATTTTTGGAGAGTTAGTAGAAATGGAAGTAATCTGTTAACTCATTCTACAAAAAAACGCACACAGGGTGCTTTCTATTCAGAAAGCACCCTGTGTGCGTTCAACCTGTTTCATAGTAATATTTTACTACGAAACACTGTTCACCTCTATTTCATCACCAGACTTATTTAGAAACTTAAAGTTGACAATTCCGAAGGAACTGTCTTTTACAAGTTTAACCCAAGTCTTGTATTTAACATACCACTGCATTTGTTTTGAGTAAATGCCTTTGGTGTAGTAAGCATACAGAAACGGGTGCATAGTAATTGTAATACCACGTTCGTTCTGTTTGGTTAAAATGTAGTCGAGGTTGTTTTCAATGACATCTGTAACTAACACGCTGGCCTGAATTGTGCCAGTACCACTACAGGTTGGGCAAACTTCGCGTGTAACAATATTCATTTCGGGCCGCACCCGCTGCCGGGTTATTTGCATTAGCCCAAACTTGGTCAGCGGCAAAATAGTGAATTTAGAGCGGTCAGCTTTCATCTCATCGCGCATGATATCCTGAAGCAGCTTTTTATTCTCTGCTTTTTTCATGTCGATAAAATCCACAACGATAATGCCCCCCATGTCGCGCAATCGAAGTTGCCGGGCAATTTCCTTTGCAGCTTCGCGGTTGACGCTGATGGCAGTCGCTTCCTGATCTTCTTCAGAATTCGATTTGTTACCACTATTCACGTCGATAACGTGTAAAGCTTCCGTATGCTCAATAATCAGGTAGCCCCCCCCCGGTAAGCTCACAGATCGCCCAAACAGTGACTTTAGCTGTTTCTCCAGACCAAGAGCCTCAAATACCTTCGCTTTGCCGCTGTAGAGCTTGACAATCTTCTCTTTGTCAGGAGCGATTGTATGAATGTAGTTCCGAATGTCATCAAACGATTCGCGCGTATCGACCGTAATACTCTCAAACGATTCGTTGAGCATGTCGCGCAGAATCGACGACGCCCGATTCATCTCGCCCAACACCCGGTCGCGGGGTTTGGCGTCGGCTAACGCTTTGATGGCCTGCTCCCACTTTTCCAGCGAATTTTGCAGATCGCGGTCAAGTTCTTCAACGTCTTTATCCTGGGCTACTGTTCGTACAATTACGCCGAAATTCTGGGGTTTTAGCGACGACATCAGGCGAAGCAGCCGTGACCGTTCGGCACGGTCAGTAATTTTCTTAGACAGATTTACGCCATCAGAAAACGGCACCAGTACCAAATAGCGTCCAGCAATAGAAATGTCGCAGGAAAGGCGTGGGCCTTTCGTTGAGATAGGTTCCTTCACTACCTGAACCAGAATAGGCATATTCTTGGTCAGGACTTTGTCGATCTTTCCGATCTTCTCGATAGCGGGTTCCAGCTTGCTGCCGTTGAGCCGCCCCGTTGTTACGCGTTTGGCAATTACATCCTTTACCAACCTGGTAAGCGAATTAATATTCGGTCCCAGGTCTTGATAATGCAAAAAACCGTCTTTCTCATGGCCCACGTCCACGAAAGCCGCATTAAGGCCCGACGACAGTTTTTTAACGGTTCCTAAGTAAAGATCGCCAACGGTAAAGCTGCTGTCTAACTCTTCTTCGTGATACTCCAGCAATCTCTTGTTTTGCAAGAGCGCGATCCGATCACCTTTCTGAGTTGAACTGATTACTAATTCATTACTCACAAGATGAATATACGGTTAGAATGGCTGTATAAAAAGAAAGAAGCCGCGTTCGGTCTTTACAGGCCGGCCGAGGCTTCAAAATGAGGGGCAGTAGATAGTGAGCAGTCTTCAACAGGCAGCAGACCTATCGTAAACTGTTAGCTGCCTCTTAAACTAAGTGGAGACTGCAAACTGCCTACCGCCTGCTATTTTTTCTTATGCCGGTTTTTTCTGAGCCGTTTCTTCCGCTTGTGGGTGGCAATTTTATGCCGCTTCCGTTTCTTACCGCAAGGCATTGTGTAATCGTGTTTAATGGTTAACAATATGTGTCGGCCAGCCAACTGGCAAAGCCGTTAAAAGTTGCAACGTTGTCGAGTTAAATAGTTCTGTAGTTGCTTTGCCCAGAAAAAATGCAATAGCTAACGGTACAACTTTATGACTCTGTAAGTTTACAACCTATTTTGAAAGCCGTTCTTCGTATTCGCGAATGGCGGCCAAAATTTGCGGGTCTTTTTCCTGCTGCTTCACCTGCGCAAGCACTTTTTGCGCTTCGGCTTTTTGCCCGGCCTCAGCTAAGCTGATACCTAAATAAAATTGCGCTTTTCGGCTCGACGGATTGTTGACCAGAATCTGACGAAAACGCTCAATGGCCCGTTCGTACTGATTCGACCGCATGGATAGCAGTCCCAGATTAAACAACGCCAGTTCATTGGTCGGGTCCTGCTCCAACACCTCACGCAGCAGCATAATTCCCTGCATAGGCGTGTTGGTGTTCACAAACGTCATCGCCATATTGGCTTTTGCGGCCAGCAGCGTTGGATTTTTAGCCAGCACTTTCTGGTAAAAATCGCGTGTTTTCTGACCCAGCGAAGCCGTCTTTTGCTCATCAACAGCAAACGTATACGCTTCAAAATACTGATCACCCGCCCGGAGCAAATTGCGTTCGGTAGGCTGTGCAGTAGCCAGTTGGCCAGCGTAAAAAGCCGCACTATCGAAGCGTGTCAACTCCCGAAAAACAGCAATCAGTTTCTCGGCTGTAGCTTCTTTCTGGCTCTCACCTGACGATGCCCATGCAGCCCGAAGTACGTCGATTTGCTTTTTCTGTTCGGGCGTCATCGGCTTCTCGTGCATAGCCGACCGGTCAGGCTGGCTTGGGTCGGGCGTACCTACCGATGCGGCTGCATTGAGCGAATCGGTAGTGCGCCCGCCCCGAGCCGCACTGAGCTGTTTGCCTTCGTTCCGAACCACCACTTTGGGTAGTGAGAATAAGCCTACTGTTGCCAGAACAGCTATACCGATAACAAACAGCACATACTTGTTCATCTTACTCAGCCGTTACTTTGGCTTTGTCACTGGTTTTCACCTGCTCAACAAAAACTTTCGCAGGCTTGAAACTGGGAATAAAGTGCTCGTCAATCACCATAGCGGTGTTTTGGGAAATATTACGGGCTACTTTTTTCGCTCTTTTCTTGTTGATGAAACTGCCGAACCCTCTCACATAGATGTTCTCTCCCTCGGCCAACGAGTCTTTCACCACCGAGAAGAATGTTTCGAGGGTATTGGTCACCTCGGCCTTATCAATCCCGGTCTTATCGGCGATCTCTGCAATTACGTCTGCTTTCGTCACGACTTCTTAAACTTTAACGTTTACTGTATTGTTGAAAAATTGGGTGTCAAAAACGGGACACAAAGGTAGGGCTTTCTGATGAATTACAAAAGACGGCTTTTATCCCATTTTATAACCAACGACACTTTTTTTGTTTTTATTTTGGATTGGCAATCAGACGCTAACGATATTGAAGCCGGTTTCGCCCCAACGCTCGAAGCCTGGTATGAACGCCATAAACGCGACCTGCCGTGGCGGCATACCCGCGACCCCTATCGCATCTGGCTCTCGGAGGTAATTCTCCAGCAAACACGCGTGGCGCAGGGTAAACCTTATTACGAACGCTTCATTGACGCCTACCCGACAATTGCCGACATGGCCCGCGCCGATGAACGTGAACTGCTCCGGCTCTGGCAAGGTCTCGGCTATTATTCCCGTGCCCGTAACTTGCATCAGACTGCTCGTTACGTAACCGACGAACTGGCCGGAAAGTTTCCCGATTCGTTTCAAAAGTTGTTGAAAATGAAAGGGATAGGTGTATATACGGCGGCAGCCGTTGCCTCGTTTGCCTTTGGCGAACGGGTGGCGGTCGTTGATGGCAACGTGTATCGGGTGCTGGCGCGGGTGTTTGGTATTGCTGATGACATCACGACCACGACGGCTAAAAAAACATTCGCTGCACTGGCGCAACGGCTTATTCAGCAGGCAAATGACCCAGCGATTTACAATCAGGCCATTATGGAATTCGGAGCCATTCAGTGTACGCCTGTATTGCCCGATTGTCTGTTATGTCCATTACAACAACAGTGCATAGCCTACCAGACCGGGCGGCAGCAAAAACTGCCCGTGAAAGCCAAAAAATCGCCTGTTCGGGAACGCTATTTTCAATACATAGTATTCCGAAACGGCAACAGAATTGCCATGCGCGAACGACTCGGGCGAGATATTTGGCAGAATTTGTACGAATTTTGTTGCCTCGAAACAGACGAGCCTAAAGCTCGACTGTCTGAGTTTGACTTGCCCGACATGGTAGCGGGCCTGGTACAGCAGGGAGTACTGAGCGCAGAGCCGGTTGAGGGCGTACAATTGCTGTCACACCAGCGTATCCGGGCTGTTTTTTATGAGATTGTGCTGCCTGATACAGTTACTGACACTCTGCCTATGGGTTTGCAATGGTATTCAGCAGCAGCCGTGCATGACCTGCCAAAGCCAGTTTTGATTACCAACTATTTGGCAAAAAGGTTTGGATAAGTCGGTTACTTTCAGTATCTTTAATACCTTTAAGCCCTTTTAAATTTCTGCAATAAACCAACTAAAAAACATGGCAAGTTTGAATAAAGTGATTCTGATTGGTAATGTTGGCAACGACCCGGACGTCCGGTATTTAGATGGCGGTTCGGTGGTTGCAAAGTTTAGCGTTGCCACGAATGAACGCTATACGACCCGCACGGGCGAGCAGGTCGAATCTACTGAATGGTTCCGCGTGGAGGTTTGGAACGATCAGGCGAAAACCGTTGAGAAGTATGTGCGCAAAGGGCAACAAATTTATGTTGAAGGCCGTCTGCGCACAGAAACGTATACAGACCGTGAGGGTAAAGAACGGTTTGCACTGAATGTTCGGGCTACAACGTTCCAGTTTCTGGGTGGCCCCAACGACCGGCAGGATGAAGCCCCGGCTCAGCAGCAACAGGCCGCTCCACGTCAGCAGGCCGCGCCCGCCCCGGCCCAACGCCCACAAGCCGCTCCGGCTCCGGCCCGTCAGCAGCCCGCACGTCAGGAGGCTGCACCTGCGCCAGCCGCGTTTGATAATTCCGGTGGAGATGACGACCTGCCGTTCTAAAACGTGCTGAACGCACCCGATTGTTGAACGAGATTTAAGCTACATGGACCTTAGTGATCCTCTTCCTCGACAGGTGCTTCCAGCTCAATTTGGCTGGAGCACCTATTTCGATTTATATGGCCCTTACGTGGCCCTGATTCTGCTGCTTATCACACTGGCCGGGTTGGTATCAGCCTCCGAAGCGGCTTTCTTCTCTCTGTCTCCCGACGACCGTGCCCGTTGCCGCGACAGTCAGCATACGGGCGAACAGCGTATTGCTTCTCTGCTCGACCGCCCCAAGCGGCTGCTGGCGTCGTTAGTGATATTCAATAATTTACTTAACATAGCCATTGTCGTCATCGTCACTTACCTGACATGGGAGGCTTCACAGGCATCGCACGATTCGGGGTGGCTGCTGTCGGGGGTTACGCTTGTAACTACGTTGGCTATTGTCTTATTCGGCGAAATTGTGCCAAAAGTATATGCCAGTCAGAACAACATGAGCGTGGCCCGCCGAACGGCTCCACTGGCGCAGGTTGGCCTGGCTGTGTTCAAGCCGCTGGCACTGCTGCTGGTGAATCTGAGTAATCAGGTCGATAAGCGCATCGAACGAAAGGGGTATAAACTTAGTGTCGAAGAATTGAGTCAGGCCGTTGAACTGACTGGCACCGATGCTACTGCCGAAGAAAAAGAAATCCTGAAAGGGATTGTTAATTTCAGCAATCTTATGGCCCGGCAGGTGATGCGGGCCCGGCTCGACATTTCGGCAGTTAGCGACGAACTGACATTCCCTGAGCTACTCGAACAAATAAATGCGTCCGGCTATTCGCGGGTACCGGTTTACCATGAGTCGCTTGATCAGATTGAGGGGATTCTGTACATCAAAGACCTGCTGCCCCACATTCATGAAACCGAATCGTTTGTCTGGCAGTCGTTACTGCGCCCGGCGTTTTTCATCCCTGAGAATAAAAAAGTGGACGATTTGCTACATGCCTTTCAAAAACGGCGTGTACACATCGCTATCGTTGTCGATGAATATGGCGGCACACGCGGGCTGGTAACGCTCGAAGATATTATCGAAGAAATTTTCGGCGAGATCAACGACGAATTTGATGAAGAAACGCCCGTGGGCTACCGGCGCGAAGACGAGCGAACGGTGGTATTCGAAGGCAAAACGTCGCTGACCGACGTATGCCGGGTACTAAACGTGGATGCTACAACATTTGAATCCGTGCAGGGCGATAGCGAATCGCTCGGTGGATTGTTGCTCGAATTGTTTGGGCGTTTACCCCAATCTGGCGATGAAACCGTATATGCGAATTTCACTTTTACGGTATTGTCGGCTGATGATAAACGTATTCAGGAGGTTCGGGTAGTTCGTAACTCAAACCCATAGCCCTTTTCCTTCGTTGTATTCCTGCCCAAGCCGGGCGACATCATCAGACGAATACGTCAGAAAACCACTTCGGCGCAATCGACGCAGTTTTTGCTTTTCGGCCCACGATAGCCGCCCATCGATTAAAACGCCGAAGATCAGCAGCCGCTCAAGTCCATGACGCACATCGGCAGGAGCCTGAACAAACTGCTCGACAAAATGCCCGGTCAGCGTTTGAGTGGTTTCCAGGTTGAAGCGTTCTATCAGTTTTTCAACCAGCAGGTGATGAGCGTAATTATACTGCCGTTTCATGATAGCTGCGTATTGCAACGCTTCCAGAATGAGCCGCTGAAACTGCGGGTCGTTTTTCCATTCGTCATATAATTCATTCACAAACTCCTGAATTGTTGCAGGAGCTATAACCCGAATCTGGGCTTCGTGCAATACACGCCATGATGACCACGCATTCCAGAGGGCATAAACGGGCATACCCGCCAGATCGGTTACTTGCCGAAACGCAAAACGGCCTAAAAAACGGCGGAGTAAGAACTTGAGCACCAGACTACCCAACGCGGCTTTCGCCAGGTTTAACAGAAAATAAATAGTAAGGCCCCAGCGCGGCATGGTCAGGTATGGGTCGATACCAAACCGGAGCAAGCCCCGGCTACTGCGTTGCAAGGCTGCATCGGCCAGTGCCCGCAGATGCGTTTCATACTGCGGGTCGTGTGCTCGCGGAAACTGGCAGGCTTTCATAATGGCCTTCACGCCCCGCAAGTTCAGCATAATGAGCATGTTGACCTCAATATAGACCAGCAGCAGGCCATACAAAATAGTCGTCAGTGGTAAACTATACACCGTACCGAGTATAGTAACCGACGTACTGGCAAACAGATGCGGCCAGCTATATTGCGGCCAGTACAGCAACAGAACACCCAGAACACCCACCAAAGCAGCCATCAGCAGGGTCGTAATTTTGGCTCGGCGGATAATGCGATGTTCCGTTCGGTTCAATACATACGGCTCATCGGTAGGGTGGGCGGTGTCGAGTGCCTGCCGCAAATACCGCATTGCCAGGTGGTCGAATGGACCGCTGCTGCTGTTGGGTGGCCGGGTTGACATACACGTTACTAAGTGGTGGAATTGCCTGTATAACTTCGCAATGCCCCCGGTTG from Spirosoma montaniterrae encodes:
- the dnaG gene encoding DNA primase: MRIPEETVERIRQSADIIEVINDFVSLKKRGSNYIACCPFHNEKTPSFNVNPVRQIYKCFGCGKAGDAVKFIMDIENIGYGDALRYLAKKYGVEIEEQEQTPEELLRQNERESLHIVLNFAKTYFQENLQNTDEGKSIGLSYFRERGFTNPTIDAFDLGYSLDLWDGLLQEATRRGHSRDLLEKAGLILTKENNKVFDRFRGRVMFPIHNVSGRVIAFGARILKADKTQPKYLNSPETPVYHKSQVLYGIFQAKQAIRQEDVCFLTEGYTDVISLHQAGIKNVVASSGTSLTTEQIRLIARFTPNVTILYDGDAAGIKAALRGLDMVLEEGLNLKLLLLPDGEDPDSYVHKVGADTFKEHIQKNSQDFIDFKAKRWLTEAGDDPMKRAEGISDVCASITRIPDHLKRQTLSQRVAQVFHVSEQSVISEINRLLRQQQDQKKKEFDRNDRQQQRQQTTAPQAPDAASLEDINALLNGLGIDAPPPDWEADTPHAVTSPAAPRPATTRTSLSYQEEECIRLLINYGARELEPGITLCQYMLDELHEIDFQTSPYNLILTLFREAYSRGDILTSADFLNRPPEDDDAIQQQAIHLTTPRYEISDGWEKHEIFVPSEEEISILADAAYRNILRIKKMLAEQRMASLQQQLHEAVNSPDDSDRLMLEFMQMKRVEMQISQLLGTVISG
- a CDS encoding LuxR family transcriptional regulator codes for the protein MNESTQAQEAAQKFALRRRDFSILVAQAELFNCEVLSQLLKEQGYNVVGRAIEMEDTLQQIRVKRPKCVILESEMSGRRSFDIVQQMQQSNQQTKFILYTSKPDLRLVANAMQMGFFGFLYSSDGLDELYRCFQIVSSGGCYYSSGFMNLLKNYGVEIISEQTREELSRLTEREREVLRMVSCGHTSNEIADQLGISYRTAVNHKAHIAKKLGLDGCRQLPRYGIAVKNYI
- a CDS encoding LytTR family DNA-binding domain-containing protein, with amino-acid sequence MKEIRINRQFLRDPLNGVLILIGMIVLIEAVSWSIGYNIKVRLMAEAGGFMPYVGALARSMILPELFTFCAIIFLLNLTHAWFKIDRVANKWKDIARYQLFFLPVLLVSFPLFNPVTQTIRYVMEQFPTYSFKEYWQSYIVYTFSWAVYFKYLFPVTFMGYVALNMSLLKDYLQQRKEAQEAAQTQADQVTEKAIALMATIPQPPTNSNYLAHLKGKGASGELDFPVNDVYYFTIEDRFYYAELAKGRYLVGKTLNELETELDPAQFMRIKRDYIVNRHAVMSYAYWENGKYIVRLNTPDNFEIVVPRARMHEFREWLQGNARLSGTDPAPGSLVLAPS
- a CDS encoding Rne/Rng family ribonuclease, which translates into the protein MSNELVISSTQKGDRIALLQNKRLLEYHEEELDSSFTVGDLYLGTVKKLSSGLNAAFVDVGHEKDGFLHYQDLGPNINSLTRLVKDVIAKRVTTGRLNGSKLEPAIEKIGKIDKVLTKNMPILVQVVKEPISTKGPRLSCDISIAGRYLVLVPFSDGVNLSKKITDRAERSRLLRLMSSLKPQNFGVIVRTVAQDKDVEELDRDLQNSLEKWEQAIKALADAKPRDRVLGEMNRASSILRDMLNESFESITVDTRESFDDIRNYIHTIAPDKEKIVKLYSGKAKVFEALGLEKQLKSLFGRSVSLPGGGYLIIEHTEALHVIDVNSGNKSNSEEDQEATAISVNREAAKEIARQLRLRDMGGIIVVDFIDMKKAENKKLLQDIMRDEMKADRSKFTILPLTKFGLMQITRQRVRPEMNIVTREVCPTCSGTGTIQASVLVTDVIENNLDYILTKQNERGITITMHPFLYAYYTKGIYSKQMQWYVKYKTWVKLVKDSSFGIVNFKFLNKSGDEIEVNSVS
- a CDS encoding tetratricopeptide repeat protein is translated as MNKYVLFVIGIAVLATVGLFSLPKVVVRNEGKQLSAARGGRTTDSLNAAASVGTPDPSQPDRSAMHEKPMTPEQKKQIDVLRAAWASSGESQKEATAEKLIAVFRELTRFDSAAFYAGQLATAQPTERNLLRAGDQYFEAYTFAVDEQKTASLGQKTRDFYQKVLAKNPTLLAAKANMAMTFVNTNTPMQGIMLLREVLEQDPTNELALFNLGLLSMRSNQYERAIERFRQILVNNPSSRKAQFYLGISLAEAGQKAEAQKVLAQVKQQEKDPQILAAIREYEERLSK
- a CDS encoding HU family DNA-binding protein produces the protein MTKADVIAEIADKTGIDKAEVTNTLETFFSVVKDSLAEGENIYVRGFGSFINKKRAKKVARNISQNTAMVIDEHFIPSFKPAKVFVEQVKTSDKAKVTAE
- the mutY gene encoding A/G-specific adenine glycosylase; amino-acid sequence: MDWQSDANDIEAGFAPTLEAWYERHKRDLPWRHTRDPYRIWLSEVILQQTRVAQGKPYYERFIDAYPTIADMARADERELLRLWQGLGYYSRARNLHQTARYVTDELAGKFPDSFQKLLKMKGIGVYTAAAVASFAFGERVAVVDGNVYRVLARVFGIADDITTTTAKKTFAALAQRLIQQANDPAIYNQAIMEFGAIQCTPVLPDCLLCPLQQQCIAYQTGRQQKLPVKAKKSPVRERYFQYIVFRNGNRIAMRERLGRDIWQNLYEFCCLETDEPKARLSEFDLPDMVAGLVQQGVLSAEPVEGVQLLSHQRIRAVFYEIVLPDTVTDTLPMGLQWYSAAAVHDLPKPVLITNYLAKRFG
- a CDS encoding single-stranded DNA-binding protein, which translates into the protein MASLNKVILIGNVGNDPDVRYLDGGSVVAKFSVATNERYTTRTGEQVESTEWFRVEVWNDQAKTVEKYVRKGQQIYVEGRLRTETYTDREGKERFALNVRATTFQFLGGPNDRQDEAPAQQQQAAPRQQAAPAPAQRPQAAPAPARQQPARQEAAPAPAAFDNSGGDDDLPF